In Sphingomonas sp. SORGH_AS_0950, the following are encoded in one genomic region:
- a CDS encoding lactonase family protein, which yields MTTTRREVMAGAAAIGLGTAIGPVLAQVPGRDRLIAGTYANEGGRGLYPIVDGRVGPPVAGIVNASYGVGNGPGGAFYLLREQAEGRVTGYGPGWASRGGASTGGADPCHVALDRSSACLAVANYSSGSVAFYRLDRRTGAPGEAQVFRHQGHGPNAERQAGPHAHWVGFSPDRRWLHAVDLGADAIFAYRFDPAARTLAEPVIGWQAPAGAGPRHMVRHPTLPRAYVACELQPRLFVLDALPEGRFRTAGERALLAEGTATPSYAAHIAIDRAGRTLYVSNRGANSITVFRLNAKGDPEPVQHVPTGGDWPRFFLLREGRGEMLVANERSGTVNAFRIGKDGRLTATGRSIAIPGVVFLAEV from the coding sequence ATGACGACGACACGGCGCGAGGTGATGGCGGGCGCGGCTGCGATCGGGCTGGGGACGGCGATCGGGCCGGTGCTGGCGCAGGTGCCGGGCCGCGACAGGCTGATCGCGGGCACCTATGCCAATGAAGGGGGCCGGGGCCTCTATCCGATCGTCGATGGCCGTGTGGGACCGCCGGTGGCGGGGATCGTCAACGCCTCTTACGGCGTGGGCAACGGGCCGGGCGGCGCCTTCTACCTGTTGCGGGAACAGGCCGAGGGGCGCGTCACCGGCTATGGCCCTGGCTGGGCGTCGCGGGGCGGGGCGTCGACCGGCGGGGCCGATCCCTGCCATGTCGCGCTCGACCGGTCCTCGGCCTGTCTGGCGGTCGCCAATTACTCCAGCGGCTCGGTCGCCTTCTATCGGCTCGACCGGCGGACCGGCGCGCCGGGCGAGGCGCAGGTCTTTCGCCATCAGGGTCATGGCCCCAATGCCGAGCGCCAGGCGGGGCCGCATGCGCATTGGGTGGGGTTCAGCCCCGACCGGCGCTGGCTGCACGCGGTCGATCTGGGGGCGGATGCGATCTTCGCCTATCGCTTCGACCCCGCCGCGCGGACGCTCGCCGAGCCGGTGATCGGCTGGCAGGCCCCGGCGGGGGCGGGGCCGCGCCACATGGTCCGCCACCCGACCCTGCCGCGCGCCTATGTCGCCTGCGAGTTGCAGCCCCGGCTGTTCGTCCTCGACGCGCTGCCCGAGGGACGCTTCCGCACGGCGGGTGAACGGGCGCTGCTGGCCGAGGGCACAGCCACACCCTCCTATGCGGCGCATATCGCGATCGATCGGGCGGGGCGGACGCTCTATGTCTCCAATCGCGGGGCGAACAGCATCACCGTCTTCCGCCTGAACGCCAAGGGCGATCCCGAGCCGGTCCAGCATGTCCCGACCGGCGGCGACTGGCCGCGCTTCTTCCTGCTGCGCGAGGGGCGGGGAGAGATGCTGGTGGCGAACGAGCGTTCGGGTACGGTGAACGCCTTCCGGATCGGCAAGGACGGCCGCCTGACCGCCACCGGCCGCAGCATCGCCATTCCGGGCGTGGTCTTCCTCGCCGAAGTTTGA